A portion of the Tachypleus tridentatus isolate NWPU-2018 unplaced genomic scaffold, ASM421037v1 Hic_cluster_1, whole genome shotgun sequence genome contains these proteins:
- the LOC143242055 gene encoding uncharacterized protein LOC143242055 isoform X2, with protein MKQTFITKSLLPFVTFIISQSVVSQFKVISQKLFDVNVIQISRCDTYGECDSSDEKAPRKWLMNNWALVWAIYKEQPFDDIKEYFGVKIGL; from the exons atgaaacaaacgtttataacaaaaagtttattaccatttgtaacttttattatatcaCAAAGTGTTGTCAGCCAGTTTAAAGTTATATCACAAAAACTCTTTGACGTTAACGTGATCCAAATATCTCGATGTGATACGTAC GGGGAATGTGATTCTTCAGATGAAAAAGCTCCTCGGAAATGGTTAATGAACAACTGGGCTTTGGTTTGGGCAATATATAAAGAACAACCTTTTGATGACATCAA GGAATATTTTGGAGTTAAGATCGGCCTGTGA
- the LOC143242055 gene encoding uncharacterized protein LOC143242055 isoform X3, with protein MKQTFITKSLLPFVTFIISQSVVSQFKVISQKLFDVNVIQISRCDTYGECDSSDEKAPRKWLMNNWALVWAIYKEQPFDDIKML; from the exons atgaaacaaacgtttataacaaaaagtttattaccatttgtaacttttattatatcaCAAAGTGTTGTCAGCCAGTTTAAAGTTATATCACAAAAACTCTTTGACGTTAACGTGATCCAAATATCTCGATGTGATACGTAC GGGGAATGTGATTCTTCAGATGAAAAAGCTCCTCGGAAATGGTTAATGAACAACTGGGCTTTGGTTTGGGCAATATATAAAGAACAACCTTTTGATGACATCAA GATGTTGTAA
- the LOC143242055 gene encoding uncharacterized protein LOC143242055 isoform X1, producing MKQTFITKSLLPFVTFIISQSVVSQFKVISQKLFDVNVIQISRCDTYGECDSSDEKAPRKWLMNNWALVWAIYKEQPFDDIKMQDIHGEDTFIKLRTRYHVLCGIL from the exons atgaaacaaacgtttataacaaaaagtttattaccatttgtaacttttattatatcaCAAAGTGTTGTCAGCCAGTTTAAAGTTATATCACAAAAACTCTTTGACGTTAACGTGATCCAAATATCTCGATGTGATACGTAC GGGGAATGTGATTCTTCAGATGAAAAAGCTCCTCGGAAATGGTTAATGAACAACTGGGCTTTGGTTTGGGCAATATATAAAGAACAACCTTTTGATGACATCAA AATGCAAGATATCCATGGAGAAGACacctttataaaactaagaaccaGATATCATGTGTTGTGTGGAATTTTGTAA